The sequence GGACGTGCGTGTGCTCAGGGCTGACTCCGGCGACGAGTAGGAAGGACCCGACGCGCAGGGATCACGGCCCGTCGAACACCTGACCGGTCACCCGACATCGACTCTTAGCTCGACAGCCGTCCGTGCAGTTGTCGGCCCCCGGGGGGAATCGCCAGACCGCTCCGGAGGACCGACGCCAACTTCACGGACACCGTGTTTCCGGTGAACCGAGGGTGAGGATAGTCGAACCGCCGTTCGGGGACACCGGATTTCCGGTGAAACCCGAGTAACAGCCCGTTACTCGACCGAAACACACCGGATTTCCGGTGAATCGGGCAGTAATGTGGGATTAGTGGAACGAACGGGTGGTAGGCCGGACAGTCAGTGGACGGGACCAAGGAGGGGAGCCGACGGGACAGGACGGGTGCACAGAGACAGCCGGTGCCTCACTCGATCGTGTCGGCCAGCACGTCGCGAACGACCTCGGGGTCCTCCAGGAGTTTGTGGTTCGTGTAACTGCCTTCCGCACTCCCGCCGCTGTGGCGGGACTGCTCGATGATGTCGAGGAAGGCGTGTTCCTTCAGCAGGTCGCGAACTCGCCGCAGCGAGAGCGTGTCCGAGCTCTCCTGGCGGCAGATCTCCTTGTAGACGTCGTAGACTTCGGTCGTTCGGAACCCGTCCTGGTTGTCCTCGTTGAGCGAGAGGACCGTCAGCGCCTGGAGGACGTACCGGGAGTGGGGCGTCGAGCCGCGGATGAGCTCGCGGAACCGGTCGGTCTCGGCCCGTTCGCGGGCGTCGACGACGAACTCCTCGGTGACGCGGTCGGCCCCGCGTGACTGTGCGATCTCGCCGGCGTACCGCAGGATATCGATAGCCTGCCGGGCGTCACCGTGCTCGCGGGCGGCGAGCGCCGACGCCTTCGGGATGACGCCGTCCTCGAGGACGCCGTCCCGGAAGGCGTCCCGCCGGGCCTCCATGATCCGGTTGAGCTGGGTGCCGTCGTACGGCGGGAAGACGAACTCCCGCTCGCAGAGGCTCGACTTGACCCGCTCGTTGAGCTGCTCTTCCTTGTACTTGATCTTGTTGCTGATGCCGATGACGCCGATCTTGCAGCCCTCGATCTTGCCGGCCTCGCCGGCGCGGGAGAGCTGCATCAGAATGTCGTCGTCCTCCAGTTTGTCGATCTCGTCGAGGATGACGAGGACCACGTCGTAG comes from Halosimplex halophilum and encodes:
- a CDS encoding Cdc6/Cdc18 family protein, whose translation is MSGSDDLFIREDPIFVQKELLEINHLPDEGRIVGRDEEIQNLANAVNPAIFGQSPSNVLIYGKTGTGKSLCAKHVSRRLTSTANDEGVAATFAYVDCAQDSTETQAVQTIAATLNDRSRTDIKIPDKGIATSTYYKRLWRILDECYDVVLVILDEIDKLEDDDILMQLSRAGEAGKIEGCKIGVIGISNKIKYKEEQLNERVKSSLCEREFVFPPYDGTQLNRIMEARRDAFRDGVLEDGVIPKASALAAREHGDARQAIDILRYAGEIAQSRGADRVTEEFVVDARERAETDRFRELIRGSTPHSRYVLQALTVLSLNEDNQDGFRTTEVYDVYKEICRQESSDTLSLRRVRDLLKEHAFLDIIEQSRHSGGSAEGSYTNHKLLEDPEVVRDVLADTIE